The Nicotiana tabacum cultivar K326 chromosome 14, ASM71507v2, whole genome shotgun sequence genome contains a region encoding:
- the LOC107769455 gene encoding beta-glucuronosyltransferase GlcAT14A, translating into MHNHLPPPPTTTRTTTKISTPFILIATTLFSLLLILSFTFTSSPTPPPHPSHPHPSLFPNHQPHRLLFHHNPTNPNDQNALLPTPPSIAYLISGSTKDSSRIIRLLFSIYHPRNQYLLHLDKKASQSERDNLALYIQSVPLFKAAQNVNFIGKADFVYPIGSSALSATLHGASILLRVSSHWDWFINLSAADYPLVTQDDLLHILSYLPKDLNFVNHTSYIGWRESRKLKPIVVDPGLYLEEEDEVFFASQKRELPDAYQLFSGSSSAILSRKFIEFCILGTDNLPRTLLMYLSNSPSSASVYFPTILCNSRKFNKTTINHNMQYASFNSRQETRKLNSSDFNDLVMSGAAFATPFEANDPILDQIDRELLHHKYDEPVPGGWCLGDNETDKCTLWGDAEVLRPGRGAKRLEKHFVELFTNGTFRSSRCVYE; encoded by the exons atgcacaaccaccttccaccaccaccaaccacCACCAGAACCACCACTAAAATCTCAACACCCTTTATCCTCATTGCCACCACTCTCTTTTCACTTCTCCTTATTCTTTCCTTTACCTTCACTTCTTCCCCCACCCCACCACCCCACCCTTCTCACCCCCACCCTTCCCTTTtccccaatcaccaacctcatcGTCTCCTCTTTCATCACAACCCCACCAacccaaatgaccaaaatgcccttcTCCCCACCCCCCCTTCCATTGCTTACCTCATTTCTGGATCCACTAAAGATTCTTCTAGAATCATCCGTTTGCTATTTTCCATTTACCATCCAAGAAACCAGTATTTACTTCATCTTGATAAAAAAGCTTCTCAATCTGAACGTGACAATCTTGCACTGTATATTCAATCTGTGCCACTTTTTAAAGCTGCCcaaaatgtgaattttattgGTAAAGCTGATTTTGTATACCCAATTGGCTCTTCTGCTTTGTCTGCTACACTTCATGGAGCTTCCATTCTTCTGCGTGTTTCTTCTCATTGGGATTGGTTTATTAATCTCTCTGCTGCTGATTATCCACTTGTTACTCAAGATG ATCTTCTACACATTCTGTCGTATCTTCCCAAGGATCTTAATTTTGTCAACCACACAAGCTACATAGGGTGGAGAGA GTCACGGAAGTTGAAACCAATAGTTGTTGATCCTGGGCTCTACCTTGAAGAGGAAGATGAAGTATTTTTTGCATCTCAGAAAAGGGAACTGCCCGATGCTTATCAATTATTCTCAG GGTCTTCATCTGCTATTTTGAGTCGGAAGTTTATCGAGTTTTGCATCTTAGGCACAGATAACCTACCAAGAACTCTGCTAATGTACTTGTCAAATTCACCATCCTCGGCATCCGTTTACTTCCCTACTATTTTGTGCAATTCACGGAAGTTCAATAAAACAACAATCAACCACAACATGCAGTATGCTTCATTTAACTCAAGACAAGAGACTCGCAAGCTCAACTCTAGTGACTTCAATGACCTGGTGATGAGTGGAGCAGCATTTGCCACACCGTTTGAGGCAAACGATCCGATACTTGACCAGATCGACCGTGAACTTCTCCACCACAAGTACGATGAACCAGTGCCTGGCGGATGGTGTTTAGGTGACAATGAAACTGATAAATGTACTCTTTGGGGAGATGCTGAAGTTCTAAGACCAGGTCGAGGAGCAAAGAGGCTGGAAAAACATTTTGTTGAGCTCTTCACTAATGGTACATTTCGGTCTAGTCGATGTGTCTACGAATAG
- the LOC107769454 gene encoding protein PAM71-homolog, chloroplastic produces MQGLALQTSNSIASSYGKRKLSFLNVVDSLPSKPFIPRRNILPSLLRCTGLPKLHQRHSRIIPYASNVGVGSGNFEESQGNESQKISMDQPSADGSSKIEALPTQIPYPLSIALVLCGCSLVFSLIAFTKGGPSSLIAAFAKSGFTAAFSLIFVSEIGDKTFFIAALLAMQYKRILVLLGSMGALSLMTVLSVIIGRIFHSVPAQFQTTLPIGEYAAVALLFFFGLKSIKDAWELPSKEVETGEKSSQELDEFAEAEELVKEKASKKLTNPLEILWKSFSLVFFAEWGDRSMLATIALGAAQSPWGVASGAIAGHLVATSIAILGGGFLANYISEKLVGYLGGILFLIFAVATLFGVF; encoded by the exons atgcaGGGCTTGGCTCTTCAGACATCTAATTCTATAGCATCAAGTTATGGGAAGAGAAAGCTTTCATTTTTGAATGTGGTGGATTCTTTGCCTAGTAAACCATTCATTCCTAGAAGGAATATTTTGCCTTCTTTAT TAAGATGTACAGGGCTGCCTAAGTTGCACCAAAGGCATAGCAGAATTATACCATATGCATCTAATGTTGGTGTCGGATCTGGAAATTTCGAAGAAAGTCAAGGAAATGAAAGCCAAAAAATTTCGATGGATCAGCCATCTGCAGATGGTTCATCAAAAAT TGAGGCACTTCCTACTCAAATTCCTTATCCTCTCTCTATAGCTCTTGTGCTATGTGGATGTTCTTTAGTATTTTCGCTGATTGCCTTCACGAAAGGAGGACCCTCATCACTCATTGCAGCATTCGCCAAGTCAGGGTTCACTGCTGCATTCTCGTTGATATTTGTTTCTGAGATTGGAGACAAG ACATTTTTCATTGCTGCCCTCTTGGCCATGCAATATAAGAGAATACTG GTTCTTTTGGGATCAATGGGTGCTCTTTCACTTATGACGGTTCTCTCTGTCATAATAGGACGGATCTTTCATTCAGTACCTGCTCAGTTTCAAACAA CCTTGCCTATTGGAGAATATGCGGCTGTTGCGCTCTTGTTCTTTTTTGGTCTCAAATCAATTAAAGATGCATGGGAACTTCCAAGTAAAGAGGTAGAGACTGGTGAAAAGAGTAGTcaggaacttgatgaatttgcTGAAGCTGAGGAGCTTGTGAAGGAAAAG GCGTCGAAAAAGCTCACAAATCCACTTGAAATTTTGTGGAAGTCCTTTAGCCTTGTATTTTTTGCT GAATGGGGAGATCGATCGATGCTTGCTACAATAGCGCTTGGTGCAGCTCAG TCTCCGTGGGGCGTGGCAAGTGGTGCCATTGCCGGACACCTGGTTGCGACATCTATTGCAATACTAGGAGGCGGGTTTCTTGCCAATTACATTTCTGAGAAACTG GTTGGCTACTTGGGCGGAATCCTATTTTTAATATTTGCTGTTGCTACTTTGTTTGGAGTGTTTTAA